DNA from Phocoena phocoena chromosome 1, mPhoPho1.1, whole genome shotgun sequence:
GCTGTGGAAAGTTCAGTGTCAGAGTAGGTTCCAGATGCAGTAGTTTTTGCTAATAAAatttttacatgaaatttctcAAGTCACAGAAAATGAACAGATCCAAATCTTCTGACTGTAAAACTGGTATTACAGCTATCAGAGGTTGGGACTTCACGTTAAATGGTACACACTACGTCCTGGTCAACACATCCTCCATTCAAACTTCAGAAGCGGAATTCACAAGTGGAGCTTGTCCTTTATAAAGAGCTTAGTGAGGATAGAGGTCTGGGGAAGATCACTCGGGGAGATTAGACCTGAGAGGTGAACCCACGTCACTGTCCTGAGGCCCACGTGGAAGccacccatctcccctgcagAAGGGAaagcagggcacactgacctGGCCAGAAGATATTCTCAAGTGTGAACTCTATCCAGGAAGAAAGAGCTGCTACTGTATATTCCACACTGTGATTCAGGAGAAAGGAATCCAAGGACAGACTCTTGGGATTATTGACTGCTGTGACTAAGTACTCAGAATAGTGGAACAATGACAGGGAGCACATAtacctatttaaaaacaaaaagaacgaGAGGTAAGTTGGGGCAAGGGAATCAAGTTAGCCTTTAAGTCCAAGTACAGATTTGGTCTGAACTGTCCCTGAATTCTATGATGAGGGCCTGCTGTCACCTGTCTGAGAGTGGACATCAGGCACCCACATGTAGCATTATTCCCTGAGGTTTGCAGAAAGTGGGGTTGTAAAGGGACTATGTTTTTGAATGTcacaggagggagaaaaagaaaaaaaaacaaaaaacaaaaaacataggtTAGGAAGGCACTATGGGCCTTCAGCCTTTTTTCAAATGACACTACACACAGTAAAACATGAAAGAAGTATCAAAATAAAGTAGTGATGTATGTCGAATACAAAAATTCggaaaactgaaataattccaGCAAAGAAGGATTAGATGGCTCAGAGTATTGATAGTAGGAGATAAAGCTTTTTACCTTGAAGCCACTGGTTCATATCCAGGTCAGGGACTAGAAGGCTCAAGGGACTGAAATCATAGTGTAGGGAAAAATCCTACACTGGCCGTGGGGGAGGCACTAGATGTGACCTAATAGAAATTAGAGACGGAAAAGGCCTGTGAAGACGAGCCAGAGCCTTGCCCCTTCCTGTCACTGAGGACCAGTACCCTCTTCTGGGAGGGGCTGGTCACATTACTGAAGGTACAGCAGATGAGAGCACCTATGGGAAGGGTGCCAGGGAGACCTGTTTCCACCTGCGACAGAAGCAACCAACGGGCACAAGTTCTCAAGGTTCAAGATGCGGGAATCTAGGAAGCCAGAGGCCTCATTCCCTTAGAGCCCTCACTAGCCTTCAGCCAGCCAGGGATGCGGGAATATCACTACTGACCCTCTGAtctgcccacccccacctcaaAACTGTCATTCCCAAAGCACTTCTTACCAGCCAAAGTGATTCCAAGAAGACTGGCTAAAACTTAGTAGCACTCCACAGCCAAACACAAAGCCAAGGAAACAGGCTCGGATGGCTATCTGAAACGGACCCAAAAGAGGATCAGTCACCTGGCTGTTCACAGAGCATACATCGTACTTCCTGGGATAAGTAGGCCACCCGCAAGTCCATGGAGCCGATTTGCTCAGAAGCacggctgcctgggttcaaatcccaagcCCACCCCTCTATGGCtctgtggccttaggcaagttacttaatctctctggacctcggtttccccatctacACAACGGGGATGACAAGAGTACCTACCTCTGAGGACTGCTGTGAAGATTAcccatgtaaagcacttaagaCGAAGTGCTTCGTAAGTAAGGGTTAGCTACCATTACTATTATGATTGTCACTGTCACTCAGGGCTGCGGGAAAACTGCGTTAAACCTAGCTTATTGGCCGGATTCTCCCAAGTCCATGCAGCGAATCTGGTCGGGGCAGCCGGGACTCTGCGCCCAGCCCCCTCCACGTAACTGCGGGGGCCTCTGACCTCAGACTTGACAGCAGGTAGTTCTCCACACCTTAAATTACATAAAAGAACTCGTGGGCCcgctcactccccaccccacgtGCATCTGCCGCAGCTGCTGAACGGCACCAACCGCAACTTCCCACCCACTCCGCCGGGTGGAGGGGGACCGCGACCCACGCCCCCCGGGACTGGCAGGGAGGGGGCCCTCCTGCCACCTGAACTCGCAGCTGCTAAAAGACGCGGCCGGGGGAGGCAACCCGTCTCGCGGGCCGCGCTCTCGGCAGACCCGGACCTCGACCCCGGGGGGACGGTGCCCACGCGCCGCGCCCAGCCCGCCCGGCCCCCGGTCCCCGCCCCGGCCCTCGGCCCGGCCCGCACCTGGTAGCGCGGCGGCCGgtagagcagcagcagcagcgcgtTGAGTCCAGCCACGTAGAGCGCCAGCCCGGTGCGGCCCTGGAGGCCGGCGCGCGTGAGCAGTGGCAGCGCGAGCACCGAGGCGCCCAGCAGGAAGGTGGCGAGGCTGAGGCGCGCCTCGGAGCCCGGCGGAGCCCGCGCCGCGCAGCCCGCCATGGCGCAGGGCGGCGGACCAGCGGGCGGCGGCCCCAACTGTAGCCTGGGGAAACCCGCCCGCCGCGCCTGCGCACTGCGCTGCCGACGCCGGCCGGGAAGGGCAGCCGCCCAGACCTGCGCACCTCCCGCGAGCTCTCGCGATACCGCCGCGCCGCGCGGCTGGGGCCCGAATTTGACAGgagcgccccgccccgccccgccccgccccgccccgccgtcCCCCCGGGACCCCCTGACCCAGGCACAGCTGCGGCTGGCGGGCGGGGCCGCGGGGAGTCTGGGTCCTGGGCCAAGAAGTTGCTGGTGGCGTCTGCCAGGAGTCGGCCCCAAACTCCAGAATGTCCCCATCCAGAGAAATCACGTGAAATCTAAAGcacccagcccccgcccccgcccccgccgctcACGGGGCCCGCGCGATCCCTGGCGAAACCGACAGTCCTGGGCATGCGGGCGCGAGCCGGCGATCCGCCTCCACCCCGCCGCGCCCCGGGGGGGTCCGCGCGCAGAGACCACCCGCCTTCGGCAGGTTCTCCGAGCGCCCGCTGGGCGCCCAGGCTGCGGGGACACTACCCTTGGGGCATGCACGCAGCGGGGTGACCGCCCACTTCAGTTCGTGTCGAGGGAGAATGTTAGCCGACGGTGGAAATCCTCAAGACATTACGTTTTTTATAATGCAGCATGCCGAACTTTGCAGTGTGATCCTGACTTCACTTGGGAAGAAGAGAAGCATATGTGTGAGCCCGGGAAAATGTTTGGAATAGAAGCCAAAATTACTTCACAACGATAATCTTCAGGTGGTAGGGACTCTGGGAGACTTTTACTGtctcttttttatatgtttttgtattttccatatgGTCCACAATCAATCTATATTACTTAGGAATTTGTCCTTACTTTACCGGCGCGGCATTTTGGAACTTCCCGGACAGGGGATCcagcccgtgccccctgcagtggaagggcttagtcttaaccactggagcactgGGGAAGTCCtgttccttaattttttaaaaggtaaatgccTCCACTTCCGGGCACTCACAAAGGCCTGATGGAGGAAAAAGGCGAGTAAGCAAATGACTAGAATAAACTATGTTGGGATGGGAGTGGGTCAGAAGCCAAGTAGGGATAGAGAGGGAATGGGAGGGAccccagggagaggcccgtgGGTGGGAGCGTTAGGAGTGTGCCCGGAAGAGTCGGTACTGGCAGCCCACCTGAGACTGGAAATGAGAGCAAGGACATCTACAGGAGGGAGGGGACCGAGTTTTGCAGacacagaggcaggaggaagcAAGCCTGAAGCGGGATAGGGGACAGGCCCTGGGGGAGGCTGGAACCCAGAGTAGTGGGTCAGAGAGCCATAAGGGCAGGTGGGCTGTGAGCTGCAGTCAGCCCAGTCTGCCTCTGAGTCCCTGGCCACTCTACCTTCCTGTGTCCTTGCAGGACCAGGCAGGAGGCCTGGTGTCTGGAAAGCTGGGTTCAGGGAAGGGTGGAGAGCCTACCTCAGCAGCGTTGTGAGCTCGGGCAAAGCAACTCTGTGAGCCTCAACTTCCTATAAAACAGGGATCCTGATTTCACGGGTCTCACAGCAATGTTCTGTAAACCCAGTATCATGTTTAAAATGTGCTCAGAAGACATTTGCTAAACTCGGTAGATGGGAACTGAAAGgagatttaatgttttaaaatccaACGTCACCCAGTTGCAGCACCATGTGGGGAGGAAGCCTGGACTGTTACTGGGGGCTGAGAGCCAGGGTCCTGCCACTGTCCCCTGTGTCTACTGTCTCCCCCCACTCAGGACCTCTCCTGCATCTCCAGGACACCTCAGGGCCACTAGAGGGTGCTCACTGCACCTTCACTCCCAGGAGTGAGTCTGGTCCTGGGGCAGAGGGCTGCTCCCAGGAAGCTCCTATTTCTGGCCATTGGTATCTGCTCTCCACGCTGACTTATGGCAGGGGCAGTCCCTGTTCTGGGGGGCACAGAGTAACATGTAATGCAGATTGGAAGGCTTGAGCaactctctcttctctgcccaTCAGTTCGTCTTAGACCATACATCTCCATCAGTCCCAActtggagaaaggaggaagaagggggaggCAGTCCCCTTCCAGGTAGGGCCAGACCAGCGGGAAGGGGAATTTTTAGAAGTCACTAGAGCTGCTGAATCTGTCAGGGCCCGGGGGTTCACAGAGGAGTGATGGAAGGGAAAGGCAAGTAAACGAATGTATGTACACACTGGCATAGACCCAGAGCAACAAAGTCACACAAAGAGATACACAGGCACACAGAAAAACAGTAATTCACAGAGATATAGACAGAAACACAGAGACCTGCTTTCCCACCAGAGAGGAAAGCAATCTGATCAAACATGTCCACTCTGCACCCAGCTCTCCCGTGTCACTCCAGTTTGTCCTCCCCTAGGCTAGAGGAACAGCACACCTAcagtaatagaagaaaataaagagaaaccagTCAGCCTGGAGATGCCttgctttccattttttcccctctaaataAGCATTTGAATGTGTTTTGTTCTAGGAGCTGTGAGGCAAGCACAAAGGGAACTCTTTTCTCATGCAGGAAGTTCCCTCTCTAgggcctcccctccccgccccccaatcCAGCCATCCACCCACCAGCTGAGGTGGCTTTCCATCCTGGGCCCAAGTGGGGATCCCTCTTGTTTTAAAAAGCCGTCAGAACCATGTTGACTTTTCCAAGTTAAGCTGCAGGCTGAGGTGAAATTAGGCTCCCTTTTCTCAAACAGGGTTGCtttacagagaaagaggaaatgtagGAAGGGGGAATGCTGCAGAGCAAGCAGGAGAAGGGGCAAGGATGGGTGTTAACCAAGCACCTCCACCCACACCAGCTTCCCAGGATGAAGGGCTGGCTCCTGTCCAAGCCTGACACCAAGTAGGAAACAGCTCTGGaactctgcctctccctcctccctgatgGTGGGTGACCTCCTGGGACTCCTCGTCACTCACAGGCCTCTGCCCCATCCACTTCCCACGTGGAGGCCAGGAGGGGCCTGTCCAGTGTGGCTGCAGCTCACTCTGATCCTCCAAAAGCtgttttttcttcccctcctctggCCACTCCCCACTCCAGGCATGAaagcacccccacccccccacccccccacccccgtctggTAAATGACTCTCGTAATTTATGAGCAGATCAGCCCAACGTGCATAAGTCATATGTGCACAAATGGGCCgggtaaatatttaaagattagaGCCAGCTGGGGAGAAGCACAAAAGGCTGGGACAGTGAGGGTCTCCCAGAATTCACTCTCTCTGAGCTGGGCCAGCCCGGTTCAGTGTTGATGCACTCACCAGAGTCCCAGCCTTTGTCCCCTGGAGGGCCCTTGGCTGCCAGGCTATTCGGGCTGCCAGGCTATTCGGAGTCCTAACCCAGCCAAAGAGAGTTAAACAATTGCAGCCTCTCCAGCCCCATCTGGAGACAATCGGCTGAGTCATTTCTgagcttttgctgtgtcccaatAGTTAATTACATGGAGCAATCACTTCATTCCATTTAGAAGTGCATCCTGGAGGGGGACGCACATTTCTCCCTCCAGTCACTGCACGGGCAGTGGCCTCCACAGCACCTAACAGCTCGGGCAGCTTTAAGTACCTGGGGGCTGCAGGAAGGCAGGGGTTCCCATCCAGGGCTCGCATCGTTCTGTAATGTTCTTTCTTTTACCAAAGGCAAGAAAACCAAATGGAGGAAGAGAGGACAAAAGGCACAGGTCACTTTGGGCCTTAAATTCCCCAGCCTGAGGAAGCCACGGGCTTTGAGTAGCCCTGGAAGCCCCCAGAGCTCTCCTGAGTTACAGAAAGAATTTTTCCTGAATGAGCAGAAGGCAGCCTGTGTCCCCCCCAGCGCTCTGCCTGGACCTGTGCTCCTTTCCAAGCCCCCTGGGAACCCCAGAGGCTAAAGATGGAAAGGGAGTCGGTGGCCTACATCCCGGCTTGCATAAGCCGGGTTTCTAAGTTGGTCCATGCCCTTGCCGGCAGCCCGAGAGCGCTTGGTCCTGCTTGCTCTCAGAGAGGACGAGGTGAACCCGCAGCCGTTCCCCCTACGTCGGAAAACGCCTCCCCAGCCTCTGCGCGCGCCCTCGGAGCCCAGCCTGCCTAGGGTGTGTAGGATGCCCAGACGCAAAACTTTCAAACGGACCTGGGGGTCCCTAGCCTAGGTCTCCGAGCAGGATCTCGGTGGAGACTCCGGTCTTTTCCAATGACCTTGCCAAATGCAAAAATCTGCCTTTAACTTACTGGGGGTATCGGCTGCCCAGAAGACTAACCCGAACTGGGGGTAAAGGGTGGCGAGGGTGGCGAGGAAACTGTCTCTGAAGGTGGGTAAAAGGTAAGATGGAATTTGCAGAGATCCCTCTCAGCCTTGAGTCCCGCGCGACCCTCGGCCAGCTGGAGGCGACGAACGCGCCAAGGTGGCTGTTTGTGGTGAGGGAGCCGAGCGAGGACCCAGGCAAGCCCGGAACGTGGGGGAGGGGATCGGCCTAGGTGAGGAGACGCCAGCTGAGGACCTGCCAGAGGGGGAGGGGCGCAGCGGGCAGTGccggggtgggggtcgggggcaGCGGAGGCGGAGGCCCATTAAGCCGGCAGGGGCGGAGCTTGACAGCCCGAATTCCTCCCGGGCCGCCCGGGCCGGCgtcgcctgctgcagccaaagcAGAACATTGCGAATTAGCGCATTTTGCGGTCAATTTTCCACTGCTTAAGAAACACTAAGCCACCCACGTGAGCGGCCCCACCCAGAGCGGCCGGGATCTCGGGGCACGGGCTCGAGAGGGGTGGTGGCCCTAGGAGCTGCGGGGGCCAGGGTGCAGGCGGGGGCGTCTCGCGGGCCCCTTTATTGCGGCCCGAACTCTGGATAGGGGGCGGGCCCGGCGCCCCCGCTGTGGGCCGCGAGAGCTGCGCCGAGGGCCATTGGTTTGCTAATAACGCCGGTGTTGAAAGGCGCGGGCGGCGGTTTATGGGGAGGGATCATAATTAGAGGACAAATTGCCCGGCTGCCCGCGCGGCTCGAGAGCTGGGCGGGGATGAGGGGGACCGCCCGAGCGAGGCGCACGCCCAGCCTCCCTGCAGATGTGCAGCAGCTGGAAGCCCGCGCGCGGCAGGGCGCCCGGAGTTTGGTCCCGAGGGGTCGGGCGGGGGCGCGGCTTTGTAGGGCCGGCACAATGCCCTTAACACTCGGCTGCCCCCTTTGTGCCCGGCctcgccgcccgcccgccccgcggCGCCTTTGTACCGCGCCGCCACCGCCCCAAGCCGGAGCGAACCCGCGGAAGCCACTCGGGGCTGGCCGGCCCCGGCGCTTCAAAGCCGCCCGGCGCGTGCCAGCGCCCGCAGTCCCGCCGCGGCCCCGCCACCCGCCCTGGGCCGGGCCCGGCCCGGATCTGACCGGCGGGCCCTGCGGCCGGGGCGAAAGAACACTTTGGAGCCGCTGTCGCCGACGCTTCCGCCTGAAAGGAGGGCGGGGAGCGATTCTCCACGCTGCTTGGCGCCTGGGAACGCCACTGCCGGGCAGGGGCCCATCAATGCCCCGAGCGGCGGTGGATGGGTAAGAGGATGGAGCTGGGGCCCACCAAGGACCCAgcaatttcccctccccccaccccctgggacCCCGCAAAGTCCAGTTTGTTCAGCCTTCGGCAGCAGGTCTCCACTGCCGAACTTTTGGGTCCTTGCGACTTCCACGGCGCCCTCACAAGCAGCGCTAGGGGCCGCATGTTCACTGAGGCCAAGGGAACTCAGTAAAGGGAGCTGTGTAGGTTTGAACCCAGGGACTCCCGCAGGCGTCAGTTTTCCCGTCCCTCCCAGCTCCTGGAGCCCAGCCTCCTGAAGCCCAAGCAGGGACTGCACCGGAGTCGTGCTATAGGGCCTAGTGGGTCCGGGGGCAGGTG
Protein-coding regions in this window:
- the ICMT gene encoding protein-S-isoprenylcysteine O-methyltransferase, encoding MAGCAARAPPGSEARLSLATFLLGASVLALPLLTRAGLQGRTGLALYVAGLNALLLLLYRPPRYQIAIRACFLGFVFGCGVLLSFSQSSWNHFGWYMCSLSLFHYSEYLVTAVNNPKSLSLDSFLLNHSVEYTVAALSSWIEFTLENIFWPELKQITWLSATGLLMVVFGECLRKAAMFTAGSNFNHVVQNEKSETHTLVTSGVYAWFRHPSYVGWFYWSIGTQVVLCNPICGVSYALTVWRFFRDRTEEEEISLIHFFGDEYLEYKKRVPTGLPFIKGVKVEL